A genome region from Triticum aestivum cultivar Chinese Spring chromosome 2B, IWGSC CS RefSeq v2.1, whole genome shotgun sequence includes the following:
- the LOC123045472 gene encoding probable serine/threonine-protein kinase At1g01540 isoform X1, which produces MSDSDQSTVVFGLHLWELVGIGVGAAFVLLLVLLSLLCLLANRRRRRRRAPAAPVLHLATVAPSAHPKNPTKPPKDIQEVPSRGAQAPAGGTAPKVPLAQILQASPQESIQIETGKEHRITFPEQPPPHHQRSGGPSSRGASGESRGGGPEPGVPEVSHLGWGHWYTLKELEAATAMFADEKVIGEGGYGIVYHGILEDGTQVAVKNLLNNRGQAEREFKVEVEAIGRVRHKNLVRLLGYCAEGNQRMLVYEFVNNGTLEQWIHGDVGPVSPLTWDIRMKIILGSAKGLMYLHEGLEPKVVHRDVKSSNILLDKHWNAKLSDFGLAKLLGSERSYVTTRVMGTFGYVAPEYAGTGMLNETSDVYSFGILIMEIISGRVPVDYNRPPGEVNLVEWLKTMVSSRNSEGVLDPKMTEKPTSRALKKALLVALRCVDPEARKRPKIGHVIHMLEVDDFPYRDDRRAGRAPGQAKLGETASGEPGDSSGNDTPRDTPKGQSKPDNSRWRNQET; this is translated from the exons ATGTCGGACTCGGACCAGAGCACCGTCGTCTTCGGGCTCCACCTGTGGGAGCTCGTTGGCATCGGCGTCGGCGCCGCCTTCGTgctcctccttgtcctcctctcCCTCCTGTGCCTTCTCGccaaccgccgtcgccgccgtcgccgggcccccgccgcccccgtCCTCCACCTCGCCACCGTCGCGCCCAGTGCCCATCCCAAGAACCCCACCAAGCCGCCCAAGGACATCCAAGAGGTGCCCTCTCGCGGCGCGCAGGCCCCCGCGGGGGGCACCGCGCCCAAGGTGCCGCTCGCTCAGATTCTCCAGGCGTCCCCGCAGGAGTCCATCCAGATCGAGACCGGCAAGGAGCACCGCATCACGTTCCCGGAGCAGCCGCCGCCCCACCATCAGCGTAGCGGGGGGCCGTCGTCGCGAGGGGCCAGCGGCGAGAGCCGCGGAGGTGGCCCGGAGCCGGGTGTGCCGGAGGTCTCACACCTCGGGTGGGGCCACTGGTACACTCTCAAGGAGCTCGAGGCAGCGACGGCAATGTTCGCCGACGAGAAGGTGATTGGCGAGGGCGGCTACGGCATCGTGTACCACGGCATTCTCGAGGACGGCACACAGGTCGCCGTCAAGAATTTGCTGAATAACAG GGGCCAGGCTGAGAGGGAATTCAAGGTTGAGGTCGAAGCAATCGGGCGGGTGCGGCACAAGAACCTCGTGCGGCTGCTTGGATACTGTGCTGAGGGCAACCAAAG GATGCTTGTGTATGAGTTCGTCAATAATGGAACTTTAGAGCAATGGATTCATGGTGATGTTGGTCCTGTGAGCCCTCTTACATGGGACATACGAATGAAGATTATTCTTGGATCAGCAAAAGG TTTAATGTATTTGCATGAGGGACTTGAGCCAAAGGTGGTTCACCGTGATGTCAAGTCAAGCAATATCCTACTTGACAAGCATTGGAACGCTAAGCTTTCTGATTTTGGGCTAGCAAAGCTTTTGGGCTCGGAGAGGAGTTACGTCACGACCAGGGTTATGGGGACATTTGG GTACGTTGCTCCAGAGTATGCAGGCACTGGCATGTTGAATGAAACTAGTGATGTCTATAGTTTTGGGATTCTTATTATGGAAATAATATCTGGTAGGGTACCAGTAGATTACAACAGGCCACCTGGAGAG GTTAATCTCGTTGAATGGCTGAAGACAATGGTCAGCAGCCGGAATTCAGAGGGGGTTTTGGATCCCAAGATGACCGAGAAGCCTACTTCAAGGGCACTGAAAAAGGCTTTGCTAGTGGCTCTGCGATGTGTAGACCCTGAAGCTCGCAAGAGGCCGAAGATTGGTCATGTGATTCACATGCTTGAAGTTGATGATTTCCCCTACAGAGAT GACCGCCGAGCTGGCAGAGCTCCAGGTCAAGCGAAATTGGGGGAAACAGCTTCAGGCGAACCAGGCGATAGTAGCGGGAATGACACACCAAGGGACACGCCAAAAGGTCAATCCAAACCCGACAATTCAAGGTGGAGAAATCAGGAGACCTAG
- the LOC123045472 gene encoding probable serine/threonine-protein kinase At1g01540 isoform X2 — MSDSDQSTVVFGLHLWELVGIGVGAAFVLLLVLLSLLCLLANRRRRRRRAPAAPVLHLATVAPSAHPKNPTKPPKDIQEVPSRGAQAPAGGTAPKVPLAQILQASPQESIQIETGKEHRITFPEQPPPHHQRSGGPSSRGASGESRGGGPEPGVPEVSHLGWGHWYTLKELEAATAMFADEKVIGEGGYGIVYHGILEDGTQVAVKNLLNNRGQAEREFKVEVEAIGRVRHKNLVRLLGYCAEGNQRMLVYEFVNNGTLEQWIHGDVGPVSPLTWDIRMKIILGSAKGLMYLHEGLEPKVVHRDVKSSNILLDKHWNAKLSDFGLAKLLGSERSYVTTRVMGTFGYVAPEYAGTGMLNETSDVYSFGILIMEIISGRVPVDYNRPPGEINLSG, encoded by the exons ATGTCGGACTCGGACCAGAGCACCGTCGTCTTCGGGCTCCACCTGTGGGAGCTCGTTGGCATCGGCGTCGGCGCCGCCTTCGTgctcctccttgtcctcctctcCCTCCTGTGCCTTCTCGccaaccgccgtcgccgccgtcgccgggcccccgccgcccccgtCCTCCACCTCGCCACCGTCGCGCCCAGTGCCCATCCCAAGAACCCCACCAAGCCGCCCAAGGACATCCAAGAGGTGCCCTCTCGCGGCGCGCAGGCCCCCGCGGGGGGCACCGCGCCCAAGGTGCCGCTCGCTCAGATTCTCCAGGCGTCCCCGCAGGAGTCCATCCAGATCGAGACCGGCAAGGAGCACCGCATCACGTTCCCGGAGCAGCCGCCGCCCCACCATCAGCGTAGCGGGGGGCCGTCGTCGCGAGGGGCCAGCGGCGAGAGCCGCGGAGGTGGCCCGGAGCCGGGTGTGCCGGAGGTCTCACACCTCGGGTGGGGCCACTGGTACACTCTCAAGGAGCTCGAGGCAGCGACGGCAATGTTCGCCGACGAGAAGGTGATTGGCGAGGGCGGCTACGGCATCGTGTACCACGGCATTCTCGAGGACGGCACACAGGTCGCCGTCAAGAATTTGCTGAATAACAG GGGCCAGGCTGAGAGGGAATTCAAGGTTGAGGTCGAAGCAATCGGGCGGGTGCGGCACAAGAACCTCGTGCGGCTGCTTGGATACTGTGCTGAGGGCAACCAAAG GATGCTTGTGTATGAGTTCGTCAATAATGGAACTTTAGAGCAATGGATTCATGGTGATGTTGGTCCTGTGAGCCCTCTTACATGGGACATACGAATGAAGATTATTCTTGGATCAGCAAAAGG TTTAATGTATTTGCATGAGGGACTTGAGCCAAAGGTGGTTCACCGTGATGTCAAGTCAAGCAATATCCTACTTGACAAGCATTGGAACGCTAAGCTTTCTGATTTTGGGCTAGCAAAGCTTTTGGGCTCGGAGAGGAGTTACGTCACGACCAGGGTTATGGGGACATTTGG GTACGTTGCTCCAGAGTATGCAGGCACTGGCATGTTGAATGAAACTAGTGATGTCTATAGTTTTGGGATTCTTATTATGGAAATAATATCTGGTAGGGTACCAGTAGATTACAACAGGCCACCTGGAGAG ATTAATCTTTCAGGTTAA